A genomic segment from Vibrio panuliri encodes:
- a CDS encoding major capsid protein P2 yields MAVTAAQQAAYISVVKGPFNVRPIELDPFRSGSPFSKHAILDIKDLYAFASLEVQTDLPIERLGRVSFERNGKEFIGIDAIWFHKNDTKKNLPVMAKGVANATKTRLVIPFADETLRTLAGIRRGELVHLEGELLTLKVAVKSKEEGDPDFPEFSAKARVVDYQPERFFQQRYTQTSITQTQTGEQAHEFPLVGANVRLRSMLLETQNDDITHIAIRRDNEIIWESSVEDLKFEMARFGDMKAPAKGVWLPFVETGFANEQAFIPVARNSLKLLITKRTPGEIDVYNDFIEIEQLPQL; encoded by the coding sequence ATGGCAGTTACAGCAGCACAACAAGCAGCGTACATCTCAGTAGTAAAAGGGCCGTTTAATGTACGCCCTATTGAGTTGGACCCATTTCGGTCTGGTTCGCCTTTCAGTAAGCACGCAATTCTAGACATCAAAGACCTATACGCCTTTGCGTCTCTTGAAGTGCAAACAGACCTACCGATTGAACGCCTAGGCCGTGTGTCATTTGAACGCAATGGCAAAGAGTTCATCGGTATCGACGCGATTTGGTTTCATAAGAATGACACCAAGAAAAACTTACCAGTCATGGCAAAAGGCGTAGCGAACGCAACCAAAACACGATTGGTCATTCCGTTTGCAGACGAAACATTGCGTACTTTGGCAGGCATTCGCCGTGGTGAGCTGGTTCACCTTGAAGGTGAGTTACTGACACTGAAAGTAGCGGTGAAAAGCAAAGAAGAGGGTGACCCTGATTTCCCAGAGTTTAGCGCTAAAGCTCGCGTGGTTGACTATCAGCCGGAGCGTTTTTTCCAGCAACGTTACACCCAAACCTCGATCACTCAAACGCAAACAGGCGAACAGGCTCACGAATTCCCGCTTGTCGGCGCAAACGTCCGTCTTCGCTCAATGCTGCTTGAAACTCAAAACGACGATATTACCCACATAGCGATTCGCCGTGATAACGAGATCATTTGGGAGTCGAGTGTTGAAGATCTCAAATTTGAAATGGCTCGCTTTGGTGACATGAAAGCGCCAGCAAAAGGGGTTTGGTTGCCATTTGTTGAGACAGGCTTTGCAAACGAGCAAGCGTTTATTCCGGTTGCACGAAACAGCTTGAAGCTACTCATCACCAAACGCACACCCGGTGAAATCGATGTGTATAACGATTTTATCGAGATTGAACAGTTGCCGCAGCTTTAA
- a CDS encoding tail fiber protein yields the protein MSQIIPPPFKIEFPEQIALSDAIDGTRSDVAASQKAVGTLNEIKVTGLSELNQSIELSQSKESPFIELSGKQELIFGTVSAPMEFTSRGEPLMFVALDDKDKEFCRLTFATHYGLDKPQPFTISVPKGTKRIKLKTPINAAYDYLVISFNQRLIF from the coding sequence ATGAGTCAAATTATCCCGCCACCATTCAAAATCGAGTTTCCTGAGCAAATAGCGCTGAGTGATGCCATTGATGGTACTCGCTCGGACGTCGCCGCGAGTCAAAAAGCCGTAGGTACGTTAAACGAAATTAAGGTGACGGGGCTGTCAGAACTCAATCAATCTATCGAGCTTAGCCAAAGCAAAGAAAGCCCGTTTATCGAGCTTTCTGGAAAGCAAGAATTGATATTTGGGACTGTATCTGCACCGATGGAGTTTACAAGTCGAGGAGAGCCGTTGATGTTTGTTGCGTTAGACGATAAAGACAAAGAGTTTTGCAGACTCACGTTTGCGACACATTACGGACTAGATAAACCACAACCTTTCACTATTTCGGTACCCAAAGGCACAAAGCGAATCAAGCTTAAAACGCCGATAAATGCCGCTTATGACTATCTAGTGATTAGCTTTAATCAACGCTTAATTTTCTAG
- a CDS encoding structural protein P5 — MKNWIYVAVIILLLMVIIMKKTLLKPRGFRNNNPLNIDFNNANNWSGQVGIETGVSNPRFAKFSSMEYGVRAAAKLIQNYMRRYNLKTVSAIINRWAPSIENDTNAYAEHVASKLGVSPYAPILESDIPELLYHMIKHENGQYLDRDTVNKGARLAGIAA, encoded by the coding sequence ATGAAAAATTGGATTTATGTCGCTGTGATCATCTTGCTTTTAATGGTGATTATCATGAAAAAAACACTACTAAAGCCTCGTGGATTTCGTAACAACAATCCACTAAACATCGACTTTAACAATGCCAACAACTGGAGCGGCCAAGTTGGTATTGAGACGGGTGTCAGCAATCCACGCTTTGCTAAGTTCTCATCGATGGAGTATGGCGTGCGAGCCGCCGCTAAGCTTATTCAAAACTACATGCGCCGATACAACCTAAAAACCGTGTCGGCTATCATTAACCGTTGGGCTCCAAGTATTGAAAACGACACAAACGCGTACGCAGAGCACGTAGCGTCTAAACTTGGCGTGAGTCCTTATGCCCCAATTCTAGAAAGCGATATTCCGGAGCTGCTTTATCACATGATCAAACATGAGAATGGTCAATATCTCGATAGAGACACGGTGAACAAAGGCGCGAGATTGGCGGGGATTGCAGCATGA
- a CDS encoding DUF3653 domain-containing protein — protein MHFYGDLGAAAVFLGRSESTIRRWCRCDTLPEWAHSMLRFKNYGSMRLHGDKWKHWKVDVDGLTTPNGNRITHKQLLAYSAWIDSNHFITSDAMAVMATKIKNTT, from the coding sequence ATGCATTTTTACGGGGACTTAGGCGCAGCCGCGGTCTTTTTGGGACGGTCAGAGTCAACCATCAGAAGGTGGTGTAGATGTGATACCTTGCCTGAATGGGCTCACTCTATGCTAAGGTTTAAGAATTACGGGTCTATGCGTTTGCATGGCGATAAGTGGAAACATTGGAAGGTAGACGTGGACGGCTTAACCACGCCTAATGGCAATAGGATCACACACAAGCAGTTACTTGCGTATTCTGCTTGGATTGATTCGAACCACTTTATCACCAGTGATGCAATGGCCGTTATGGCTACGAAAATAAAAAATACAACGTAA
- a CDS encoding ISNCY family transposase: MSDHEINRFKVLTDVREKRLRQVDAADILNISTRHVRRLLNQLATYGAQSLAHAARGRPSNHRYNDCFRAEVLRIVREQYSDFSPTFALEKLSEYHNLSVSKETLRKWMIADGLWTPYSRRKPRVYQPRYRRDCLGELIQIDGSHHDWFEGRNDKCCLLVFIDDATGRLMNLRFSETESAFDYMLATQEYLSEHGKPIAFYSDKHSIFRVNQEKHKKVGQTQYGRVLNELGIELICANSSQAKGRVERANLTLQNRLVKEMRLQGINTIEDANAWLPYFIADCNRRFAKPAKFSKDMRRKVYESKQELDDIFSWQETRKLSKSLTFQYDKVIYLIEPTEENTRLAHEHVKILDYPNGEIAIVYGHRKLAFKTFDKLEHVQQPQIIDNKRLGQALKFAQQKQEEFEAQQQRTRSKKAPKRRTQKRVLKEQLRAINPVLTEPDTFKASSNKT, encoded by the coding sequence ATGAGTGATCACGAGATTAATCGATTTAAAGTCCTAACGGATGTCCGAGAAAAACGCTTACGACAAGTCGATGCTGCTGATATTTTAAATATCTCTACTCGACATGTCAGACGCTTGCTAAATCAATTGGCAACTTATGGTGCTCAAAGCTTGGCACATGCTGCTCGAGGCCGTCCAAGCAACCACCGCTATAATGATTGTTTCCGAGCCGAAGTATTAAGGATTGTACGTGAGCAATACTCCGACTTTTCACCTACATTTGCGCTAGAAAAACTCTCTGAGTATCACAACCTGAGTGTTTCTAAAGAGACGCTACGTAAATGGATGATCGCTGACGGTCTTTGGACTCCATACTCCCGCCGTAAGCCCAGAGTCTATCAACCTCGTTATCGCCGAGATTGCCTTGGCGAACTCATTCAAATTGATGGCTCACACCATGACTGGTTTGAAGGACGCAACGACAAATGCTGCCTACTTGTCTTCATCGATGATGCGACTGGCCGCTTGATGAACTTAAGGTTCAGTGAAACCGAATCGGCGTTTGATTACATGTTGGCAACCCAAGAATACCTGAGTGAACATGGTAAGCCGATTGCGTTTTACAGCGATAAACACTCGATATTTCGAGTCAATCAAGAAAAACACAAGAAAGTTGGCCAGACGCAATATGGTCGAGTATTAAATGAACTGGGTATAGAACTTATCTGTGCCAACAGCTCTCAGGCCAAAGGTCGTGTAGAAAGAGCGAATCTGACGCTGCAAAATCGACTGGTAAAAGAGATGCGCTTACAAGGCATCAACACCATCGAAGACGCCAATGCATGGCTTCCCTACTTCATCGCTGACTGCAACCGCCGTTTTGCCAAACCAGCAAAGTTTTCTAAAGATATGCGCCGAAAAGTATACGAATCCAAGCAGGAGTTGGACGATATCTTCAGTTGGCAAGAAACTCGTAAGCTTTCGAAATCGCTGACATTTCAATACGATAAAGTTATTTATCTCATTGAACCGACAGAAGAAAATACACGTCTGGCACACGAACACGTAAAGATATTAGATTACCCAAATGGAGAGATTGCGATTGTTTACGGTCACCGAAAACTGGCTTTCAAAACCTTCGACAAGTTAGAACATGTTCAGCAACCCCAAATCATAGACAACAAGCGTCTAGGTCAAGCCTTGAAGTTTGCCCAGCAAAAACAAGAGGAATTCGAAGCTCAGCAGCAGCGCACTCGAAGCAAAAAAGCCCCGAAACGTCGAACCCAAAAACGGGTGCTGAAAGAGCAACTTAGAGCCATCAACCCAGTACTCACTGAGCCTGATACATTTAAAGCGTCGAGCAATAAAACCTAA
- a CDS encoding AAA family ATPase, protein MKFTFKKIGFIDSGEVQLGNLTVICGRNNTGKTYVSHSIYGLLKQCSSQRVSVADSESIDQLFSDGECIIDAPNISELVAKVSREFSNSSLKDVFNSEEDSFKSGSVTLTVEEECNQKFGLYEKELIVKLGEDSDTELRIKTKNNEHSVTVNLINPNVSRSFVQYALDKALSSLILGSFIPNSFVITSERTGSAMFYKDLDSQAHSILDHIVELKDNKKLNPFSLLQKMRSRYSLPIRSNIESMRYAQETAKNKSEIFIDKEHDYVFKKLRQIVGGTYKTLVNGVYYVPTKKRNRDKVELPMHMASSATKSLYLLDLYLRHVAKIGDVLIIDEPELNLHPDAQRTLAQLLVRIVNTGIKIIITTHSDHLLRELNSLVMLSSPNIDPEDRNDLFSRHGLSVEDTIAPHKVKAYVNSSSTHKIHEMQVDELGIHMQLFNDEINKSTDLSKEVYYLVS, encoded by the coding sequence ATGAAGTTTACGTTTAAGAAAATTGGTTTTATCGATTCAGGTGAAGTTCAACTGGGGAACCTCACTGTAATATGTGGACGTAACAATACGGGCAAAACCTACGTTAGTCATAGTATTTATGGACTCCTTAAACAGTGTAGTTCTCAAAGAGTTTCAGTTGCAGATAGTGAGTCGATAGATCAGTTGTTTAGTGACGGAGAATGCATTATCGATGCTCCAAACATTTCAGAATTGGTCGCTAAGGTTTCTAGAGAATTTTCTAATTCATCACTGAAAGATGTCTTTAACTCGGAAGAAGATTCATTCAAGAGTGGTAGTGTGACTCTTACAGTTGAAGAGGAATGCAATCAAAAATTTGGACTTTATGAAAAGGAGCTGATTGTTAAGCTCGGTGAAGATAGTGATACGGAACTAAGAATTAAGACTAAAAATAATGAACATTCAGTCACAGTAAACTTAATTAACCCTAACGTTTCGAGAAGTTTTGTTCAATATGCGTTAGACAAAGCATTATCTTCACTTATTCTAGGTTCTTTCATTCCTAATTCATTTGTTATTACATCAGAGCGAACTGGTTCGGCTATGTTTTACAAAGACCTAGATAGCCAAGCCCATTCAATTCTTGACCACATTGTAGAATTAAAAGACAACAAGAAGTTAAACCCATTTTCACTATTACAAAAGATGCGTTCAAGATATTCTTTACCTATAAGAAGCAATATTGAAAGCATGAGATATGCTCAAGAAACTGCTAAAAATAAAAGTGAAATATTTATTGATAAAGAACATGACTATGTATTTAAAAAGCTAAGACAGATTGTTGGCGGAACATATAAAACTCTTGTTAATGGTGTATATTACGTACCGACGAAGAAAAGAAATAGGGATAAGGTAGAACTGCCAATGCATATGGCATCTTCTGCAACAAAATCTTTATACCTACTTGATTTATATTTAAGACATGTAGCTAAGATTGGTGACGTTTTAATCATAGACGAACCTGAATTGAATTTGCACCCAGATGCTCAGCGCACTCTCGCACAATTGCTTGTGAGAATCGTAAATACAGGTATAAAAATTATCATTACAACCCATAGCGATCATTTATTGCGAGAATTGAATTCATTAGTAATGCTGAGCTCTCCTAACATTGATCCAGAGGACCGAAACGACCTGTTTTCAAGGCATGGATTATCAGTTGAAGACACTATCGCTCCTCACAAGGTAAAAGCGTACGTCAACTCATCATCCACTCACAAGATTCATGAAATGCAAGTGGATGAGCTAGGCATACACATGCAATTATTTAATGATGAGATTAATAAATCAACGGACTTGTCTAAAGAGGTTTATTATTTAGTATCATGA
- a CDS encoding YoaH family protein produces MFDDLSLSHAEQQKAVEEIQKLMAQGISTAEAIKIVAAQIRENAAKQQQ; encoded by the coding sequence ATGTTTGATGATTTAAGCCTAAGCCACGCAGAGCAGCAAAAAGCTGTTGAAGAAATTCAGAAGTTAATGGCGCAGGGGATAAGTACTGCAGAAGCGATTAAGATTGTTGCCGCACAAATTCGCGAGAACGCAGCAAAACAACAGCAATAG
- a CDS encoding conjugal transfer protein TraF, whose product MKTVYKLLPFAVAMSIGSAHAANYAIEARGDAMGGVGVVSANFLTAPFYNPALTAIYRRSDDVGMITPSIGFNYTETGNFVDDLEFAQDVVKKGDAANAQKAIDQLNGDSLNLDIGGVVAFAIPNRYVAANVFGKLYTESHATAELGSGSTPIEQAENSRVRAVSIGVAEAGISLAKYQTFLGQHLSFGVTPKLQRIYTYVYEADIKNYDLKDLRDNSRGETMFNMDAGFLWFYGPIRAGISAKNLISRDIQTQNIPGTNVSYAYEMAPQYTVGAGIVADYFTLSVDYDLKEEERYLGFDDNTQMLRVGTELDLMRQLKLRAGWKKNLAYDDSDSTVTAGIGLSPLNLFQLDVGASYTNENSMGAYINFLTSY is encoded by the coding sequence ATGAAAACCGTATACAAATTACTTCCTTTTGCCGTGGCCATGTCTATCGGCTCAGCTCACGCAGCTAACTATGCAATAGAAGCCCGCGGCGATGCTATGGGTGGCGTCGGTGTTGTTTCGGCAAACTTTTTAACGGCTCCATTTTACAACCCTGCTTTAACCGCGATTTATCGTCGAAGTGATGATGTAGGCATGATCACTCCAAGTATCGGTTTTAACTATACTGAAACTGGTAACTTCGTTGATGACCTAGAGTTTGCGCAAGACGTTGTTAAAAAAGGCGATGCGGCGAATGCGCAAAAAGCCATTGACCAGCTGAATGGTGATAGCCTTAACCTGGATATTGGTGGTGTAGTTGCGTTTGCTATTCCAAACCGATATGTAGCGGCGAATGTCTTTGGCAAACTTTACACCGAATCGCATGCGACCGCCGAACTGGGTAGTGGCAGCACTCCAATTGAACAAGCGGAGAATAGTCGTGTACGTGCAGTTAGTATCGGAGTTGCTGAAGCCGGTATTTCTCTCGCAAAATATCAGACTTTTCTAGGACAACACCTTTCATTTGGTGTGACGCCAAAACTGCAGCGAATCTATACCTACGTTTACGAAGCTGATATTAAGAACTACGACCTAAAAGACTTGCGTGATAATAGCCGTGGCGAAACCATGTTTAACATGGATGCGGGTTTTCTTTGGTTCTATGGACCAATCCGCGCGGGTATCTCAGCGAAAAATCTAATTTCACGCGATATTCAGACTCAGAACATCCCAGGAACGAATGTCTCTTACGCTTATGAAATGGCACCGCAATATACGGTGGGTGCGGGTATTGTTGCAGACTACTTTACCTTGAGTGTCGATTACGATTTAAAAGAAGAAGAGCGCTACCTCGGTTTCGACGACAACACACAAATGTTGCGAGTAGGTACAGAGCTTGACTTGATGCGTCAATTGAAACTGCGTGCAGGTTGGAAGAAAAACTTAGCATACGATGACAGCGACAGCACCGTTACTGCCGGTATCGGCTTGTCACCACTTAACTTATTTCAACTCGATGTTGGTGCAAGCTATACGAATGAAAACTCGATGGGTGCCTACATTAACTTCCTAACGAGTTACTAG
- a CDS encoding DUF2861 family protein — MIRRSLIIAGALFSASVASEGLTWFESNTPLTQTHKHLLNNDLPAMFSSLVEVWQLEENVNLAPHLNDLLIQSLEVDCGKGLGNKAFPSWLKGVLVQRSEIQSPGRDAFRATVEVQSTLPISRVSLTRWVDKSVSNDNSLERIRENQAGIITYSKRYNISNKLAMGLYRIDIVSENNESWSSWLILGDPKLYMTVRWASKDHWQVEQNALLNPNCPLPKLNAALYDYVDGKYNQVWTGSYESDYPTSLPLNEIDAGRYVLAVSMAHRRWQGQIIVEQAQIISKTYDVSVEE, encoded by the coding sequence ATGATCCGCCGTAGTTTGATCATCGCAGGTGCGCTGTTTAGCGCATCTGTCGCCTCGGAAGGCTTAACGTGGTTTGAGAGCAATACGCCATTAACTCAAACTCATAAGCATTTGTTAAACAATGACCTTCCAGCTATGTTCTCATCTCTAGTTGAAGTTTGGCAATTGGAAGAGAACGTCAATCTCGCCCCGCATCTCAATGATCTGCTTATTCAATCTCTGGAAGTTGATTGTGGTAAAGGTCTAGGAAACAAAGCGTTTCCGTCATGGCTTAAAGGTGTGCTGGTACAACGTTCAGAAATTCAAAGCCCTGGTCGAGATGCATTTCGTGCCACGGTAGAAGTGCAGTCAACACTGCCTATCTCGCGCGTTTCACTTACGCGTTGGGTCGATAAGTCAGTTTCAAATGACAACTCCTTGGAACGAATTCGAGAAAATCAAGCAGGGATCATCACCTATTCAAAGCGTTACAACATTAGCAATAAGTTAGCGATGGGGTTATATCGAATCGATATCGTTAGTGAGAACAATGAGTCTTGGAGTTCATGGCTAATTTTGGGCGATCCGAAACTATATATGACTGTCCGCTGGGCATCTAAAGATCATTGGCAAGTCGAACAAAATGCACTTCTGAACCCAAATTGCCCGTTGCCAAAATTGAATGCGGCACTTTATGACTATGTTGATGGCAAGTATAACCAAGTTTGGACCGGCAGCTATGAATCTGACTATCCAACCAGTCTGCCATTAAACGAAATCGACGCTGGTCGCTATGTTTTAGCCGTGTCGATGGCGCATCGTCGTTGGCAAGGACAGATAATCGTTGAACAAGCGCAAATAATCAGTAAAACGTACGACGTTTCGGTAGAGGAATAG
- the vxrB gene encoding response regulator transcription factor VxrB: protein MKQTLLLVEDDKNLADGLLVSLEQAGYECYHAETIAEVEQYWAKSDLVILDRQLPDGDSVSHLPQWKAIKEIPVILLTALVTVKDKVAGLDSGANDYLTKPFAEAELFARIRAQLRTPDSLEEDDSKVRTENLIIDKSTREVFFNDQPITLTRTEFDLLLFLASNLGRVFTRDELLDHVWGYNHFPTTRTVDTHVLQLRQKLPGLEIETLRGVGYKMKA from the coding sequence GTGAAACAAACACTGCTTCTCGTTGAAGACGACAAAAACTTAGCGGATGGCTTACTTGTTAGCCTTGAACAAGCAGGGTACGAATGTTACCACGCAGAAACCATCGCAGAAGTAGAGCAGTACTGGGCAAAATCCGATCTGGTAATTCTTGATCGACAACTGCCTGATGGCGATTCGGTATCACACTTACCGCAGTGGAAAGCGATCAAAGAGATCCCAGTGATCTTGCTTACTGCTTTAGTGACCGTAAAAGATAAAGTGGCGGGTTTAGATTCAGGGGCAAATGACTACCTAACTAAACCATTTGCAGAAGCAGAGCTTTTCGCCCGCATCCGAGCTCAGTTACGTACGCCTGATAGCTTAGAAGAAGATGACAGCAAAGTTCGCACAGAAAATCTGATTATTGACAAAAGCACGCGCGAAGTGTTTTTTAATGATCAACCAATCACACTAACGCGTACAGAGTTCGATTTATTGCTGTTCTTAGCAAGCAATCTTGGTCGAGTATTCACTCGAGACGAGCTTTTAGATCATGTGTGGGGCTATAACCATTTCCCAACAACTCGTACTGTAGATACACACGTACTTCAATTGCGCCAGAAGTTGCCTGGCTTAGAGATTGAGACGTTGCGTGGTGTCGGATACAAGATGAAAGCATGA
- the vxrA gene encoding sensor histidine kinase VxrA — translation MKFLVCLFSFASLSASADTLPERIDKFVNLFKTSEASVSYDVRVLQSDYPTRLLTPQSMLPQTSSYPLEDIQRLYQLAVSCTGKLPLSPLVTEPLVFTRAMCKGSNLSLTWFARSGLIHPGGGTYANRYIVTHPDQVTALEQYMHIRERPLANQNTLLGRLQRMSEETIVALISGASMFLEGEDLWLRKNDSYYIYPESVWSKNVAEAGLSFTLGRDSGACFVQRGNICWDVEDHADILKISMIGLVIANILLVAGWSVYRWNTKRKEMKSRMLVLQILTHELRTPIASLSLTVEGFRREFEHLPESVYDEFRRLCEDSRRLRQLAEASKDYLQSDNKPLASEWVPSVQEWLEFKIEEEFDEQIELVINHDVAAKLNVYWLGTCLDNLIRNAVKYGVKPIRLEVKTSNQKITFSVIDQGKLTQKDWRNLRKPFVSKSGLGLGLTIVDSMVGRMGGKMSLIGPPTTFILEIPCETNTASR, via the coding sequence ATTAAGTTTTTGGTATGCCTGTTTAGCTTCGCTTCTTTGAGCGCTAGTGCAGACACGCTACCAGAGCGTATTGATAAATTTGTTAATTTATTTAAGACCTCAGAAGCGTCAGTTTCATATGATGTGCGCGTGTTGCAGTCAGATTATCCAACGCGCTTACTGACGCCGCAGTCTATGCTGCCACAGACATCGAGCTATCCTTTAGAAGACATTCAACGCTTGTATCAACTGGCTGTGTCATGCACGGGCAAACTCCCTCTTAGCCCTTTGGTGACCGAGCCACTAGTGTTCACACGGGCGATGTGTAAAGGCTCGAACCTTAGTCTTACGTGGTTTGCTCGTAGCGGGTTAATTCACCCTGGAGGGGGAACGTATGCTAACCGTTACATTGTCACACACCCTGACCAAGTAACGGCGTTAGAGCAGTATATGCATATCCGCGAGCGACCGTTGGCAAACCAGAACACCTTACTTGGTCGCCTGCAAAGAATGAGCGAAGAGACCATCGTTGCCTTAATCTCAGGTGCGAGTATGTTTCTCGAAGGTGAAGACCTGTGGTTACGCAAAAATGATAGCTACTATATCTACCCTGAATCAGTGTGGAGCAAAAACGTTGCAGAAGCAGGTCTAAGCTTTACCTTAGGGCGAGATTCTGGTGCTTGCTTTGTCCAACGCGGAAACATTTGTTGGGATGTTGAAGATCACGCTGACATACTAAAAATCAGTATGATTGGTTTGGTGATCGCCAATATTCTCTTGGTTGCCGGATGGTCGGTGTACCGCTGGAACACCAAGCGTAAAGAGATGAAGAGTCGCATGTTGGTATTGCAGATTCTGACTCACGAGCTACGGACACCCATTGCGAGCTTATCGTTAACGGTTGAAGGGTTTCGGCGTGAGTTTGAGCATTTACCTGAATCTGTTTACGATGAATTTAGACGTTTGTGCGAGGACTCGCGACGTTTAAGGCAACTTGCTGAGGCAAGTAAAGATTACTTGCAGTCTGACAATAAGCCGCTCGCCTCGGAGTGGGTGCCGTCAGTACAGGAATGGTTAGAATTTAAGATTGAAGAAGAGTTCGATGAGCAAATTGAACTGGTGATCAATCATGACGTCGCGGCAAAACTTAATGTATATTGGTTAGGGACTTGCCTCGACAACTTAATTAGAAATGCGGTGAAATATGGCGTTAAGCCGATAAGATTAGAGGTGAAAACTTCTAATCAAAAGATTACGTTCAGTGTCATAGACCAAGGAAAACTGACTCAAAAAGACTGGCGCAACTTGCGTAAGCCTTTTGTTAGTAAAAGTGGTTTAGGCTTGGGCTTAACTATCGTTGATTCGATGGTAGGAAGAATGGGTGGTAAGATGTCACTCATTGGACCGCCAACAACGTTTATTTTGGAGATACCTTGTGAAACAAACACTGCTTCTCGTTGA